Proteins encoded by one window of Maridesulfovibrio bastinii DSM 16055:
- the lpxC gene encoding UDP-3-O-acyl-N-acetylglucosamine deacetylase, whose protein sequence is MLQTTIRKTVRCKGIGLHSGKQVEMVLRPAAEDTGILFSLHTGSGSSFLTPTPDLVVATSLATTLGNGEDSVSTVEHLLASVRGMGIDNIHVEVRGKELPIMDGSAGPFVYLLRQAGIRNQAKDRKVKAIRKEITFEQDGKFVKATPYNGFAIDYTIEFAHPQIGRQRLSLDITPEVFGDNLAKARTFGFLKEVEYLHENGLALGGSLDNAVVLDDYGILNNDGLRFQDEFVRHKMLDFVGDMAVLNMPLYGKFEVFASGHALNNAFLKYVLSQGEDYIEERVLGSGTAKAAKKVHEPSVGAVPVPA, encoded by the coding sequence ATGCTACAAACTACAATTCGTAAAACTGTAAGATGCAAAGGTATTGGGCTGCACAGCGGCAAGCAGGTTGAAATGGTTCTGCGCCCCGCAGCTGAGGATACCGGTATTCTTTTTTCTTTACATACAGGATCAGGAAGTTCTTTTTTAACTCCTACCCCGGACCTTGTTGTTGCAACCAGCCTTGCCACGACTCTTGGGAATGGCGAAGATTCTGTTTCTACAGTTGAACATCTTCTGGCTTCAGTCAGAGGTATGGGAATTGACAATATACATGTTGAAGTACGCGGAAAAGAACTGCCTATAATGGATGGTAGTGCCGGTCCTTTTGTTTATCTTCTGCGTCAGGCCGGAATCAGAAATCAGGCTAAAGATCGTAAAGTCAAAGCTATCCGCAAGGAAATTACTTTTGAGCAGGATGGAAAATTTGTTAAAGCCACCCCATATAATGGCTTTGCGATTGACTATACAATAGAATTTGCTCATCCCCAGATTGGTCGTCAGAGACTCTCTCTTGATATTACTCCCGAAGTTTTTGGTGATAATCTTGCCAAAGCTAGAACTTTCGGATTTTTAAAAGAGGTTGAATATCTCCATGAGAATGGCCTTGCTCTTGGTGGATCGCTTGATAACGCTGTAGTTCTCGATGATTACGGCATTTTAAATAATGACGGACTCCGTTTTCAGGATGAATTTGTCCGCCATAAAATGCTTGATTTTGTAGGAGATATGGCTGTCCTTAATATGCCTCTTTACGGTAAATTTGAGGTGTTCGCTTCAGGACATGCCCTCAATAACGCTTTCTTAAAGTATGTTCTTTCGCAGGGCGAAGACTATATTGAAGAGCGCGTCCTCGGCAGCGGTACAGCTAAAGCAGCCAAAAAGGTTCACGAGCCTTCAGTTGGTGCAGTTCCGGTTCCAGCATAG
- a CDS encoding methyl-accepting chemotaxis protein, with amino-acid sequence MFRSLNARISTIVAVVVILSSLATLFFIENTVQNDMTAAQGKTARNIIRMAILNLQEGQQAMARYRVQAMKDRKQAVKDALMVFESQLDNLYDLYEQGSITKDQAIQSVRSLVHNTRYFNNDYFFVYTEDMVSVAHPDKGIQGRDVSDMTDVKGYAFGKGIKQKAAEGRGSYLTIWWKRLGNDVPIPKILYVKSCKKWNWIIGTGTYVDDIEAQIAAKRTNFIEELKKGFDKVRLAESGRLFIFDDQKNIIVPPKGYSANFQNRINLTTGNTILHDLRETAKKNEWKLDYSVAGANHEIDERVSYVKHFKPLGWYIASIVPKCEIEEPVENLVKKQAAISLIILMVTLALIYYAIKKMCEPIRNVSKMARLVAKGDLRNAGIFFKEVMVNTSYITRAEAGRKICEINTDNKRIDEIGQLVISFHEMITTLNSLVGHVQKSGEMVTGSAVQMGSAINQLEITVEDQATATQELGSTAREISSTANELARTMNDSTEVAIKTAGLAARGFSDLEVMAENMQKMREASTEIFSKLSIINSKAANISTVVTSISKISEQINLLSLNAAIEAEKAGEFGQGFSVVAREIRKLADQTAMSTLDIEKIVAEMTSAVSAGVMGMDKFRQQVESGVSNVEDLGRGIGEVVHQVHSLSPQFETVNEGMQNQSDGAAQISKAILQLSETAVQTRDSLEEFISITEKLTESVSGLEAEISVFKVD; translated from the coding sequence ATGTTCCGGTCATTAAATGCCAGAATTTCAACAATAGTTGCTGTAGTTGTCATCCTCTCATCACTTGCGACATTGTTTTTCATAGAAAACACCGTCCAGAATGATATGACTGCCGCTCAGGGAAAAACGGCGAGAAATATCATCAGGATGGCTATACTCAACCTGCAGGAAGGGCAGCAGGCTATGGCAAGATACAGAGTTCAAGCCATGAAAGACCGGAAGCAGGCTGTAAAAGATGCCCTAATGGTTTTTGAATCGCAGCTGGATAATTTATATGATCTGTATGAACAAGGTTCTATAACCAAAGATCAGGCAATACAAAGTGTTAGAAGTCTGGTTCATAATACCAGATATTTTAATAATGATTATTTCTTTGTTTACACTGAAGATATGGTCTCTGTCGCACACCCGGATAAAGGCATACAGGGTAGAGATGTAAGCGACATGACGGATGTTAAAGGTTACGCTTTTGGTAAAGGGATAAAACAGAAGGCTGCGGAAGGCAGAGGCTCTTACCTGACCATCTGGTGGAAAAGGCTTGGAAATGATGTCCCTATCCCTAAAATCCTGTATGTGAAGTCGTGCAAAAAATGGAACTGGATTATCGGTACCGGAACTTATGTTGATGATATTGAAGCTCAGATTGCAGCCAAGAGAACAAATTTTATCGAAGAGTTAAAAAAAGGTTTTGATAAAGTGAGGCTGGCTGAGTCAGGAAGACTTTTTATTTTTGACGATCAGAAAAATATAATTGTTCCACCTAAAGGATATAGTGCTAATTTTCAGAATAGAATTAATCTGACAACAGGGAACACTATTTTACACGACCTGCGTGAGACAGCCAAAAAGAATGAATGGAAACTGGACTATTCTGTAGCAGGAGCAAACCATGAAATTGATGAGAGGGTTTCCTATGTTAAGCATTTTAAACCTCTCGGATGGTATATCGCTTCTATAGTTCCCAAATGTGAAATTGAAGAGCCTGTTGAAAATCTGGTTAAAAAGCAGGCGGCCATCAGCCTGATTATTTTGATGGTTACACTGGCGTTGATTTATTACGCAATTAAAAAAATGTGTGAACCAATAAGGAATGTTTCAAAAATGGCCCGCCTTGTTGCTAAAGGCGATTTACGAAATGCCGGTATTTTTTTCAAAGAGGTGATGGTTAATACTTCATACATAACCAGAGCTGAAGCAGGACGTAAGATTTGTGAAATCAATACTGATAATAAACGCATAGACGAGATTGGGCAGTTGGTTATCTCGTTTCATGAAATGATAACAACTCTTAATTCTCTTGTCGGGCATGTTCAAAAATCCGGAGAAATGGTTACAGGCTCTGCTGTACAGATGGGGTCAGCCATAAATCAGCTTGAAATTACCGTTGAAGATCAGGCCACAGCCACTCAGGAACTTGGAAGTACTGCGCGGGAAATTTCTTCAACCGCCAATGAACTTGCCAGAACCATGAATGATTCAACCGAGGTTGCGATCAAAACAGCCGGGCTTGCGGCTAGAGGTTTTTCTGATTTAGAGGTCATGGCTGAGAATATGCAGAAAATGCGTGAAGCCTCGACAGAGATTTTTTCAAAGCTGTCAATAATCAACTCTAAGGCTGCTAATATCAGCACCGTAGTTACATCCATCTCTAAAATATCAGAGCAGATTAACCTTTTGTCCTTGAATGCCGCTATAGAAGCTGAAAAAGCCGGTGAGTTCGGTCAGGGGTTTTCTGTAGTAGCTAGGGAAATACGCAAATTAGCTGATCAGACCGCCATGTCTACACTCGATATTGAAAAGATTGTTGCGGAGATGACTTCCGCTGTCTCTGCTGGAGTTATGGGTATGGATAAGTTCAGGCAGCAGGTCGAATCAGGAGTTTCAAATGTTGAGGACCTTGGCAGGGGAATAGGTGAAGTTGTCCATCAGGTGCATTCCCTTAGTCCTCAGTTTGAAACAGTAAATGAAGGAATGCAGAATCAGAGTGATGGAGCCGCTCAGATAAGTAAAGCAATCTTGCAGTTAAGCGAGACTGCCGTACAAACCAGAGATTCGCTCGAAGAATTTATATCCATAACTGAAAAACTCACAGAGTCCGTTTCCGGGCTGGAAGCAGAAATATCTGTATTTAAAGTTGATTGA
- a CDS encoding response regulator, which produces MRNLYINHQGTNSDFYLFLSTQSNLGSSENKLTSSKEANLPPQNGIRVLVVEDNRINLLAITRYLYKKGYSITGVPDGRKAVEAVLENQFDCIVMDIQMPVMDGLTATSTIRSSGSGATEPEVPIIAITAYALPGDRERFLRSGMDDYLPKPLDFDALERTIIKHHQK; this is translated from the coding sequence ATGAGGAACCTTTACATCAACCATCAAGGCACTAACTCTGACTTCTATCTTTTCCTTTCAACCCAGAGTAATTTGGGAAGTTCTGAAAATAAATTAACGTCATCAAAAGAGGCCAACTTACCTCCACAAAACGGAATAAGAGTTCTAGTTGTTGAAGATAATAGAATAAATCTGCTGGCAATAACCAGATATCTTTATAAAAAAGGATATTCAATCACCGGGGTGCCGGACGGCAGAAAAGCTGTTGAAGCTGTTCTGGAAAATCAGTTTGACTGCATAGTTATGGATATTCAGATGCCGGTTATGGATGGTCTGACAGCTACTTCAACAATAAGATCGTCAGGCTCAGGAGCAACTGAACCGGAAGTACCTATCATAGCCATTACAGCCTATGCCCTGCCCGGAGACCGGGAGCGCTTCCTTAGATCAGGAATGGATGATTATCTTCCAAAACCTCTTGATTTTGATGCCCTTGAAAGGACCATAATCAAGCATCATCAAAAATAA
- a CDS encoding flagellar basal body-associated FliL family protein, whose translation MVFLAADESDETIDQSTAAEESSEMATEESGGSASQGRAAQKVDLDLDDAPFLEDEDEEEELPEEEPEDIPSLGESPQKKKSKTMLFVFIGIGVIILLLSAIAVKVFIFDSPEEKPAPPPQEAPLEEETPPPPPVEKQAPPPPPEEPGITLIRMKPFWIDHKDKKGAIRFLVARFSLTTTDELVVAEYARKKVTIRDAVYYYMKNKDLNFLSDKKNGEALKKDLLMVINQYIAAGQFDEILFEEYLVR comes from the coding sequence ATGGTTTTCCTCGCCGCAGACGAATCTGATGAAACAATAGATCAATCTACAGCCGCAGAAGAAAGTTCTGAAATGGCGACTGAAGAAAGTGGTGGATCTGCTTCACAGGGCAGAGCCGCTCAAAAGGTTGATCTTGACCTCGATGATGCCCCTTTTCTGGAAGACGAGGACGAGGAAGAAGAGCTTCCCGAAGAAGAACCAGAAGATATTCCCTCTCTTGGTGAATCTCCACAAAAGAAAAAAAGCAAGACAATGTTATTTGTCTTCATTGGGATCGGAGTCATAATCCTTTTGCTTTCAGCTATAGCTGTTAAAGTATTCATATTTGATTCTCCTGAAGAAAAGCCTGCACCTCCGCCGCAGGAAGCCCCGCTTGAGGAAGAAACTCCGCCACCGCCTCCAGTTGAAAAGCAGGCCCCGCCACCGCCACCGGAAGAGCCTGGTATTACGCTCATACGAATGAAGCCTTTCTGGATAGACCACAAAGACAAAAAAGGTGCGATACGCTTTCTTGTTGCCAGATTTTCACTGACAACAACGGATGAACTTGTTGTTGCCGAATATGCCCGCAAAAAAGTTACCATTCGCGATGCGGTCTATTACTATATGAAAAATAAAGATTTAAATTTCTTATCCGATAAGAAAAATGGGGAAGCTTTGAAAAAAGATCTGCTGATGGTCATCAATCAATACATTGCAGCAGGTCAATTTGATGAAATTCTTTTTGAAGAATACCTTGTGAGGTAA
- a CDS encoding chemotaxis response regulator CheY, giving the protein MAIDYSMKVLVVDDFATMRRIVKNILRQIGFTNIVEADDGTTAWEMLNKDDGIQFIVSDWNMPQMTGIDLLRKVRASEEFSDLPFLMVTAEAQQENIIEAVQAKVSNYIVKPFTPDTLGQKINKIFE; this is encoded by the coding sequence ATGGCTATTGATTATTCTATGAAAGTTCTGGTTGTCGATGATTTCGCAACAATGCGGCGTATTGTAAAAAACATCCTCAGACAAATCGGCTTCACTAATATTGTTGAAGCAGATGACGGAACAACCGCATGGGAAATGCTCAATAAAGATGATGGCATCCAGTTTATCGTATCAGACTGGAATATGCCTCAGATGACCGGTATCGATCTTCTGCGCAAGGTTAGAGCAAGTGAAGAATTTTCAGATCTGCCCTTCCTTATGGTTACAGCGGAAGCTCAGCAGGAAAATATTATAGAAGCTGTTCAGGCAAAAGTATCCAACTACATTGTAAAGCCTTTTACTCCTGATACACTCGGCCAGAAAATCAATAAAATTTTTGAATAG
- a CDS encoding FliA/WhiG family RNA polymerase sigma factor, producing the protein MVILSSSGKNSSSRNNPWLDLESGTTAWEDFSPAEREAIVRHYSPKIRIIALRMKAKLPQSVELGELISAGSVGLVESLGKFRPELGIKFETYSENRIKGAMLDELRRMDWFSRGLRQKVKTIESTIRELEHQLGQTPTQEQIENATGFSAEEVQQGLEALQNQMCVSLDLFSDNLSSNKDGGFNNEPYESALFQETVLKVADLIESLTPREKLVLSLYYGEELNMKETSEVMEITEGRVSQLHSQALQKLRKMFREQYEPE; encoded by the coding sequence ATGGTAATATTAAGTTCTTCTGGAAAAAACTCCTCTTCCAGGAACAATCCGTGGCTTGATCTTGAATCAGGGACCACGGCCTGGGAAGACTTTTCACCAGCGGAGAGAGAAGCCATAGTAAGGCATTACTCTCCGAAGATACGTATTATTGCCTTGCGAATGAAGGCAAAGCTGCCTCAAAGCGTCGAACTTGGAGAACTTATCAGCGCTGGAAGTGTCGGTCTGGTTGAATCACTTGGGAAATTCCGTCCTGAACTCGGTATTAAATTCGAAACCTATTCCGAGAACAGAATAAAGGGAGCAATGCTTGACGAACTGCGCCGCATGGACTGGTTTTCCAGAGGACTCAGACAGAAAGTCAAGACTATTGAAAGCACGATACGGGAGCTGGAGCATCAGCTTGGGCAGACTCCAACTCAGGAACAGATTGAAAATGCTACAGGATTTTCAGCTGAAGAAGTTCAGCAGGGTCTGGAAGCCCTGCAAAACCAGATGTGCGTAAGCCTTGATTTATTCAGTGATAATCTTTCCAGCAATAAAGATGGCGGTTTTAACAATGAGCCTTATGAGTCAGCCCTTTTTCAGGAAACCGTTCTTAAGGTTGCCGACCTCATAGAAAGTTTGACGCCGCGCGAAAAACTGGTATTATCCTTATATTACGGAGAGGAACTAAATATGAAAGAAACCTCCGAAGTAATGGAAATAACCGAAGGACGAGTTTCACAGCTTCATTCACAAGCCCTGCAAAAGTTGAGAAAAATGTTCCGGGAACAATACGAACCGGAGTAG
- a CDS encoding MinD/ParA family protein: MTTNLPMVLSVTSGKGGVGKTNISVNLAYNLSRMGKKVVLLDADLGLANVDVLLGIAPDLNLFHLFHEGSKLKDVLFKTSYGFDILPASSGVGDMVSLSTGQKLDLLEAMDYLEDEVDYLIVDTGAGINDNVLYFNLAVQERLLVVTPEPTSLTDAYALIKVMKLNHGVDKFRVIINMANDMKSAKEIFSKLYKACDHFLSGISLDLVGVIPRDQHMRSAVIKQTPVCSLYPDCPAGKAIEEAAHKISKWKPTSELDGNIKFFWKKLLFQEQSVA; encoded by the coding sequence ATGACAACCAATCTTCCTATGGTCCTTTCAGTCACCTCCGGTAAAGGGGGAGTTGGCAAAACCAATATTTCTGTCAATCTTGCATATAACTTAAGCAGGATGGGCAAAAAAGTGGTTCTCCTTGACGCGGACCTTGGACTGGCTAATGTAGATGTTCTGCTGGGGATAGCACCGGACCTGAATCTGTTCCATCTTTTCCATGAGGGCAGCAAACTTAAGGATGTACTATTTAAAACATCCTACGGTTTCGACATACTTCCTGCTTCATCCGGAGTTGGTGATATGGTAAGTCTCTCAACCGGTCAGAAACTGGACCTGCTTGAAGCTATGGATTACCTTGAAGATGAAGTGGACTACCTGATCGTTGATACCGGTGCCGGCATCAATGACAACGTGCTCTACTTTAATCTTGCTGTTCAGGAACGGTTGCTTGTGGTAACACCTGAGCCGACATCTCTCACAGACGCCTACGCCCTGATTAAAGTTATGAAACTCAATCACGGAGTAGATAAGTTCCGGGTCATTATCAATATGGCCAATGACATGAAGTCGGCAAAAGAGATTTTCAGCAAACTTTACAAAGCATGTGACCATTTCCTAAGCGGAATTTCACTGGACCTTGTAGGGGTTATCCCCCGTGATCAGCATATGCGAAGTGCTGTAATAAAGCAGACCCCGGTCTGCAGCTTATATCCGGATTGTCCGGCAGGCAAAGCGATTGAAGAAGCTGCGCACAAAATTTCAAAATGGAAACCAACATCCGAGCTAGATGGTAATATTAAGTTCTTCTGGAAAAAACTCCTCTTCCAGGAACAATCCGTGGCTTGA
- a CDS encoding flagellar biosynthesis protein FlhF, translating to MRVKTFRGKSTAALFSEIKAEFGDSAVILSNKSVEESGGKIHEIMVAVDNIENDTEVKTSADQCSKDDTIGAAMSNIPEWSREWDQIKDHMMALLKPQMNLSLLAPRQRLAMEYLEKEGVTDKVILKLFRELCGDKTKAVLPALEKIARICPFNHKKWPHKFHAFAGPHGVGKTSALIRLALKEKKENPKSRICLVSADQGQGKGRLVLRHYADLSGLGFREIASREDVIALLGESPAFDRIFIDLPGLSNDTDLETWLAIYGLDDNKDLAVHLVMNPYFAPAQYRVFIRKYSCPRLESVIWSKLDESCNYGSLINMAHECEIPVSALSFGSGLRNSIVEADEKDFWRLVFKHQLPGHKRNAA from the coding sequence ATGCGGGTAAAGACATTCAGGGGAAAAAGTACAGCTGCTCTTTTTTCAGAAATAAAAGCTGAATTCGGGGACAGTGCGGTGATTCTCAGCAATAAGAGCGTAGAAGAATCCGGCGGGAAGATCCATGAAATCATGGTCGCTGTGGATAATATTGAGAATGACACCGAAGTAAAAACCTCAGCTGATCAGTGCAGTAAAGATGACACCATTGGAGCTGCCATGAGTAATATCCCAGAATGGAGCCGGGAATGGGATCAGATTAAAGATCACATGATGGCCCTGCTGAAACCGCAGATGAACCTTTCTCTCCTTGCTCCCCGCCAGCGTCTGGCAATGGAATATCTGGAAAAAGAAGGTGTTACGGATAAAGTAATTCTGAAACTTTTCAGAGAACTTTGCGGAGACAAAACCAAAGCGGTTTTGCCGGCACTCGAAAAAATTGCCAGAATATGTCCTTTCAATCATAAAAAATGGCCCCATAAATTTCACGCATTCGCAGGACCGCACGGAGTAGGAAAAACTTCAGCTTTAATCCGGCTGGCTTTAAAAGAAAAAAAAGAAAATCCCAAAAGCAGAATATGCCTTGTTTCGGCAGATCAGGGTCAGGGCAAAGGACGTCTGGTTTTAAGACATTATGCAGACCTTTCAGGACTTGGTTTCAGGGAAATAGCCTCCCGGGAGGATGTAATCGCCCTGCTCGGCGAAAGCCCGGCGTTTGACAGAATTTTTATTGATCTGCCAGGACTCAGCAATGACACAGATCTTGAAACATGGCTTGCCATTTACGGCTTGGATGATAACAAAGATCTGGCTGTGCATCTGGTTATGAATCCTTATTTCGCTCCGGCCCAATACAGAGTATTTATAAGAAAATACAGTTGCCCCAGACTTGAGAGTGTTATCTGGTCCAAGCTGGATGAATCATGCAACTACGGTTCTCTTATAAATATGGCCCATGAATGTGAAATACCTGTTTCCGCTCTGTCTTTCGGCTCAGGACTGCGCAACAGTATTGTGGAAGCAGACGAAAAAGATTTCTGGAGGCTTGTTTTTAAACACCAGCTTCCCGGACATAAACGAAACGCAGCGTAA
- the flhA gene encoding flagellar biosynthesis protein FlhA produces MSKAKSINLDYSQFSKHGDLLLAGGVVVILFIMLIPLPTLFIDFMLTVSISLGLVILVTSMFMISPLEFSIFPSLLLVTTLLRLALNVATTRAILLHGDEGTSAAGSVIKSFGEFVVGGNYLIGIVIFLILFILNKTVIVAGTTRIAEVAARFTLDAMPGKQMAIEADLNSGLIDEDEAQKQRSDIRREADFYGAMDGAGKFVQGDVKAGIIITFVNIIGGILIGTLQKGMAWQDAAQTYTLLTIGDGLVSTIPSLIISTSAGIIVSRAAAEAKMGEEFIGQLTHNSRALKLVSGILVIFGIVPGMPTIPFFTLSALLYGLSLMGRDIQPGDAENEAADKKSGEAPSLDSPEEVQSLLPLDQLELEVGYGLIPLVDEDQNGNLLSRIRSIRRQFALDMGVIVPSMHLRDNLQLKPGEYRVLIKGNAVASAEILIDHFLAMDPGDAKHRIQGVETVEPAFNLPAVWVPESQKEEAMLAGYTVVDPSTVIATHLTEVFRRNLHEFLGRQETQDLLDNLSKRAPKAVEDLVPGIMSLGNVQKVLQSLVKENVSIRDMLTIVEALSDYGASIKDPAQLTEYVRSHMGRTIIKPYLASDGSLPIMTLGQNIESTLNNGVRPAEGGGYLALDPGTAQQLIQSVNKTAENVLETDGQPVLLCPPQLRSHIAQLMVRFLPTIPVISQAEIPADIRIYSAGMVEV; encoded by the coding sequence CTCAGTTCTCCAAACACGGAGACCTTCTCCTTGCCGGCGGAGTTGTAGTTATCCTTTTTATTATGCTGATTCCTCTGCCGACATTATTTATAGACTTTATGCTGACGGTCAGTATCTCTCTCGGACTTGTAATTCTCGTTACGTCCATGTTCATGATATCCCCTCTTGAATTTTCAATTTTTCCATCACTCCTGCTGGTCACCACTCTTTTGAGGCTTGCTCTGAACGTGGCGACAACAAGAGCAATTCTCCTTCATGGCGATGAAGGGACCTCAGCCGCTGGTAGCGTTATTAAGAGTTTTGGTGAATTTGTTGTCGGTGGTAACTACCTTATCGGTATAGTCATATTTCTTATTCTATTCATCCTGAACAAAACAGTTATCGTTGCCGGTACAACACGTATTGCTGAAGTTGCCGCAAGATTTACCCTTGATGCCATGCCCGGTAAACAGATGGCAATCGAAGCCGACCTCAACTCCGGTCTTATAGATGAAGATGAAGCCCAGAAACAGCGTTCCGACATACGCCGGGAAGCTGACTTCTACGGAGCTATGGATGGTGCTGGAAAGTTTGTACAGGGAGATGTTAAAGCCGGTATCATTATTACTTTCGTCAACATCATCGGCGGAATTCTCATCGGGACCCTTCAAAAAGGAATGGCATGGCAGGACGCCGCGCAGACCTACACCCTGCTGACAATCGGTGATGGTCTGGTTTCCACTATCCCTTCACTGATTATTTCAACTTCAGCCGGTATCATTGTTTCCCGCGCTGCTGCAGAAGCAAAGATGGGTGAAGAATTTATCGGGCAGTTGACCCATAATTCAAGAGCACTGAAACTTGTTTCAGGAATTCTTGTAATTTTCGGTATTGTTCCCGGTATGCCTACAATCCCGTTCTTCACTCTTTCAGCTCTCCTTTACGGGCTTTCCCTTATGGGCCGCGATATTCAGCCTGGAGATGCAGAGAATGAAGCAGCTGACAAAAAATCCGGAGAGGCTCCTTCACTGGACAGCCCGGAAGAGGTTCAATCCCTGCTGCCACTTGATCAGCTTGAGCTTGAGGTAGGTTACGGCCTGATTCCTCTTGTTGATGAAGACCAGAATGGCAATCTGCTTTCGAGAATCCGTTCCATACGCCGCCAGTTTGCTCTTGATATGGGTGTAATTGTTCCTTCAATGCATCTCCGTGATAATCTTCAGCTCAAACCCGGTGAATACAGAGTGCTCATAAAAGGTAACGCTGTTGCGTCCGCTGAAATACTTATAGATCATTTTCTGGCCATGGACCCCGGTGATGCCAAGCATAGAATTCAGGGTGTTGAAACCGTTGAACCGGCCTTCAACCTGCCTGCCGTATGGGTACCGGAATCCCAGAAAGAAGAAGCAATGCTCGCAGGATATACGGTTGTTGATCCCTCAACAGTTATTGCGACACATCTTACCGAAGTATTTCGCAGAAATCTGCATGAATTCCTTGGAAGACAGGAAACTCAGGACCTTTTGGACAACCTTTCCAAAAGGGCTCCGAAAGCGGTTGAAGACCTTGTTCCCGGAATCATGTCACTTGGTAATGTCCAGAAAGTTCTTCAGAGTCTGGTCAAAGAAAATGTATCCATTCGTGACATGCTCACCATTGTCGAGGCTCTGTCAGATTATGGAGCTTCAATCAAAGATCCGGCGCAGCTCACGGAATATGTACGCTCACACATGGGAAGGACAATTATCAAGCCATACCTTGCAAGTGATGGAAGCCTGCCCATAATGACCCTTGGTCAAAATATTGAATCAACCTTAAACAACGGTGTTCGCCCGGCTGAAGGCGGCGGATACCTTGCTCTTGACCCCGGCACGGCACAGCAGCTCATTCAATCTGTCAATAAAACGGCGGAAAATGTTCTTGAAACAGACGGGCAGCCGGTCCTTTTATGCCCTCCACAGCTCAGGAGCCATATCGCCCAACTGATGGTACGCTTCTTGCCTACAATACCTGTAATATCTCAGGCTGAAATTCCTGCGGACATTAGAATCTACTCAGCCGGAATGGTAGAAGTTTAA